In Pelosinus sp. UFO1, one genomic interval encodes:
- a CDS encoding acetylornithine transaminase — translation MNTQDVIQVVEDYYMPVFARYNIVLSHGEGPYVYDKDGKKYLDFLAGIAVNVLGHAHPKLVTAIAEQAGKLIHCSNLYYTEVQAKLVKKLAAVSGLDKVFIANSGAEANEGAMKLARKYAKQINPNKVEIITATHCFHGRTLATLTATAQPKYQEGYEPLPGGFKYVPFNDIEALKAAVSETTCAILLEPIQGEGGINMPDASYFKQVRELCDETGVLLILDEIQTGMGRTGTMFAYEQFGIVPDIVTIAKGLGGGVPIGAFIASDKVASVFHSGDHGSTFGGNPLASAAANAVLDVMENEKLLENAANIGNYLEKGLLVLQAKYPKLITEVRGKGLMLGAELTVPGREIVNQCLIKGVIINCTAGNVLRFVPPLNIERVHVDEVLAVLDAVLAAV, via the coding sequence GTGAATACACAAGATGTGATCCAAGTTGTTGAAGACTATTACATGCCAGTCTTTGCGCGCTACAACATTGTATTGTCCCATGGTGAAGGGCCTTATGTTTACGATAAGGATGGTAAAAAATATTTAGATTTCTTGGCAGGTATTGCTGTTAATGTGCTAGGCCATGCTCATCCGAAGTTAGTAACAGCCATTGCTGAGCAAGCTGGAAAATTAATTCATTGCTCGAACCTGTATTATACAGAGGTTCAAGCTAAGCTAGTAAAAAAACTAGCGGCAGTCAGTGGCTTAGATAAAGTATTTATTGCCAATAGTGGGGCAGAAGCCAATGAAGGGGCAATGAAGCTAGCCCGCAAATATGCAAAACAAATCAATCCGAATAAGGTGGAAATTATTACGGCTACCCATTGTTTTCACGGCCGTACCTTAGCAACCTTAACTGCTACTGCCCAACCTAAATACCAGGAAGGGTACGAACCTTTGCCTGGAGGTTTCAAGTATGTCCCATTTAATGATATAGAGGCTTTAAAAGCGGCTGTATCAGAAACGACTTGTGCAATTCTTTTGGAACCCATTCAAGGTGAAGGCGGCATTAACATGCCTGATGCAAGTTATTTTAAACAAGTTCGTGAATTATGTGATGAAACAGGAGTACTTTTAATTTTGGATGAGATCCAAACGGGTATGGGGCGTACGGGCACTATGTTTGCATATGAACAATTCGGTATTGTGCCTGACATTGTAACTATAGCCAAAGGATTAGGCGGAGGAGTACCAATTGGTGCTTTCATTGCTAGTGACAAAGTGGCTTCCGTGTTTCATAGTGGTGATCATGGTTCTACATTCGGCGGAAATCCATTAGCTTCCGCTGCAGCCAATGCAGTACTGGATGTTATGGAAAATGAGAAATTATTAGAAAATGCCGCTAACATAGGCAATTATTTAGAAAAAGGCTTATTAGTACTTCAAGCAAAATATCCTAAACTGATTACAGAAGTAAGGGGAAAAGGCTTGATGCTTGGAGCAGAGCTAACAGTTCCAGGTAGAGAAATTGTCAACCAATGCTTAATAAAGGGCGTCATTATAAACTGTACTGCAGGTAATGTATTACGGTTTGTACCACCACTTAATATTGAGCGGGTACATGTGGATGAAGTGCTAGCGGTATTAGATGCCGTACTAGCAGCAGTATAA
- the argB gene encoding acetylglutamate kinase — translation MKNSLETAAVLIETLPYMQDFYGKTVVIKYGGNAMINSELKNSVIQDITLLKYVGMRPIVVHGGGPEITSVLNKLGKKTEFVSGLRVTDAETVSIAEMVLVGKINTEIVNLLNRNGSKAVGLSGKDADLIMAKKHFAEVHENGKVSMVDIGFVGEVDKINTDILNTLLDSGYIPVIAPIGVGKSGESYNINADYVAGEVAGALGAEKLLMLTDVEGIYRDYKDKSSFISSLSLVEAQKMIAEGSIGGGMIPKVETCIKALEGGTGKTHIIDGRQPHSILLEIFTSQGIGTQVVK, via the coding sequence GTGAAGAATTCATTGGAAACTGCCGCGGTATTAATTGAGACTTTACCGTACATGCAAGATTTTTATGGCAAAACAGTTGTTATAAAATATGGCGGTAATGCTATGATTAATAGCGAACTAAAAAATAGCGTAATTCAAGATATTACTCTTTTAAAATATGTAGGCATGAGGCCTATTGTTGTACATGGCGGCGGTCCCGAGATTACTAGTGTTTTAAATAAATTAGGTAAAAAAACGGAATTTGTCAGTGGTCTTAGGGTAACAGATGCGGAAACCGTATCCATTGCAGAAATGGTCTTAGTAGGCAAAATTAATACAGAGATCGTAAATCTGTTAAATCGGAATGGCTCTAAAGCCGTAGGGTTAAGTGGTAAAGATGCAGATCTGATTATGGCCAAAAAACATTTTGCTGAAGTACATGAAAATGGCAAAGTCAGTATGGTAGATATCGGATTTGTCGGTGAAGTTGATAAGATCAATACGGATATATTAAATACACTCTTAGACAGTGGTTATATCCCCGTTATTGCACCGATTGGTGTAGGGAAAAGTGGGGAAAGTTATAATATTAATGCAGACTATGTTGCAGGGGAAGTTGCAGGAGCTTTGGGAGCGGAAAAATTGCTGATGCTTACGGATGTAGAAGGCATCTATCGTGATTATAAAGATAAAAGCTCCTTCATTTCCTCGTTATCCTTAGTAGAAGCGCAGAAAATGATTGCAGAGGGGTCCATTGGCGGCGGTATGATTCCTAAAGTGGAAACTTGTATCAAAGCTTTAGAAGGCGGCACTGGAAAAACCCATATTATTGATGGAAGGCAGCCTCACTCCATACTACTTGAAATTTTCACTTCTCAGGGAATTGGCACACAGGTTGTAAAGTAA
- the argF gene encoding ornithine carbamoyltransferase, whose product MGIEVKDLISIHDLSTKEINDIMDLAKTLKAQLKNGEEHHLLKGKTLGMIFQKASTRTRVSFEVGMWQLGGAALFLNANDLQIGRGEPVKDTARVLSRYVDGIMIRTFSHDEVIELAEYATIPVINALTDLMHPCQALTDIFTVLEHKGRLQGLKMAYIGDGNNMVNSLLQACAKVGMDISIATPKGYEPDAAIVAEALEVAAVTGSKIVLCQDPFEAAKDADVFYTDVWASMGKEIEQEDRREVFVNYQVNDELLSVAKADSIVLHCLPAHRGEEITEEVLESEQSVVFDQAENRLHVQKAIMVLLMGK is encoded by the coding sequence GTGGGTATAGAGGTGAAAGATTTAATATCTATTCATGATTTGTCGACTAAGGAAATCAATGACATAATGGACTTGGCTAAAACGCTAAAGGCACAATTGAAAAACGGTGAAGAACATCATTTACTAAAAGGCAAAACCTTGGGAATGATCTTCCAAAAGGCTTCCACTCGTACAAGAGTATCCTTTGAAGTAGGTATGTGGCAGTTAGGTGGCGCAGCGTTATTTCTAAATGCGAATGATTTGCAGATTGGCCGAGGAGAACCTGTCAAAGATACTGCCCGTGTATTATCGCGGTATGTAGATGGTATCATGATTCGTACCTTTTCCCATGATGAAGTAATAGAACTAGCAGAGTATGCTACTATTCCAGTAATTAATGCTCTCACAGATTTGATGCATCCTTGCCAAGCACTAACCGATATCTTTACTGTTCTTGAACATAAGGGAAGATTGCAAGGCTTGAAAATGGCTTATATTGGCGATGGCAATAACATGGTAAATTCGCTGCTGCAGGCTTGCGCGAAAGTGGGGATGGATATCTCCATCGCAACTCCTAAAGGGTATGAACCCGATGCTGCAATTGTGGCAGAAGCACTAGAAGTTGCTGCTGTGACGGGGAGTAAGATTGTATTATGCCAAGATCCTTTTGAGGCAGCCAAGGATGCAGATGTTTTCTATACCGATGTATGGGCGAGTATGGGCAAAGAAATCGAGCAGGAAGATCGCCGAGAAGTATTCGTTAACTATCAGGTTAATGATGAACTTCTTAGTGTTGCAAAAGCCGATTCTATAGTGCTGCATTGTTTACCAGCTCATAGAGGAGAAGAAATTACAGAAGAAGTATTGGAAAGCGAACAATCCGTTGTTTTTGATCAAGCGGAAAACCGCCTTCACGTGCAAAAAGCAATTATGGTATTATTAATGGGAAAATAG
- the cdaA gene encoding diadenylate cyclase CdaA, whose amino-acid sequence MLLQIQGIISTISLLDLVDMVIVAFVLYKLYVMIRDTRALALLKGLIVLLIATVISKWLGLNVINWLLNKTMTVVLVALPVVFQPELRRTLEQLGRGKLFKKSVFLDEQEQENLLDELGKAVAVLAKNKIGALIVLERETGLSDYIETGIKVDGLVSNEFLINIFIPNTPMHDGAAILRGNRIMAAGCLLPLTDDRSLNKELGTRHRAAIGITEQTDSAVVVVSEETGIISLSRGGRLVRDLDANSLKEKLRPLFASKNHTLGNFLNWRQFS is encoded by the coding sequence ATGTTGCTACAAATTCAAGGAATTATCTCAACCATTAGCTTATTGGATCTTGTGGATATGGTTATCGTGGCTTTTGTTCTGTATAAACTGTATGTGATGATACGAGATACTAGAGCCTTAGCTCTACTAAAAGGGCTGATCGTTCTCTTGATTGCTACAGTTATCAGTAAATGGCTAGGTCTTAACGTCATTAACTGGCTACTGAATAAAACCATGACCGTGGTGCTGGTTGCCCTACCGGTTGTTTTTCAGCCGGAACTTAGGCGTACCCTAGAGCAGTTAGGGAGAGGAAAGTTATTCAAGAAGAGTGTATTCTTAGATGAACAAGAACAAGAAAATCTACTAGATGAGTTAGGTAAAGCCGTAGCTGTATTAGCCAAAAACAAAATTGGTGCCCTTATTGTACTAGAGAGAGAAACAGGACTTAGTGATTATATTGAGACGGGGATTAAAGTAGATGGCCTTGTTTCTAATGAATTTTTAATTAATATTTTTATCCCGAATACTCCAATGCATGATGGAGCTGCTATTTTAAGAGGAAATCGCATTATGGCGGCAGGCTGTCTTTTGCCATTGACAGATGATCGTAGCTTGAATAAAGAATTGGGCACAAGACACAGGGCTGCTATTGGCATCACAGAGCAAACCGATTCGGCCGTAGTAGTGGTAAGTGAAGAAACAGGTATTATTTCCTTGTCGCGAGGTGGCAGACTCGTTAGAGATCTAGATGCTAATTCTTTAAAAGAAAAATTACGGCCACTGTTTGCCAGTAAAAACCATACACTTGGTAATTTCTTAAACTGGAGGCAGTTTTCATAA
- a CDS encoding branched-chain amino acid aminotransferase, whose translation MTEIAVKMKETVGTMPPEEKLGFGTYFTDHMFTMDYNPQKGWHNPTVAPYNEFSVFPAAMVFHYGQAIFEGMKAFRTEDDRIVIFRTKDYLERFNRSADALCIPNIDVAAVTEGLKKVVEVDKKWVPTKVGTALYIRPFIIATDPYVGVKVSDTYKLFILLSPVGAYYAAGFDPVSIKVEDKYVRATLGGLGEAKTPANYAMSLRAQEEAKKEGFAQVLWLDAVERKYIEEVGTMNIFFKINGEIVTPDLVGSILGGMTRRTVLELAKAWGIKTSERRISVEEIFEAHEKGQLEEVFGTGTAAVISPVGELSWKGKKIVINHNKTGEFAQKLFDTVTGIQYGKLEDKFNWIDEVTKL comes from the coding sequence ATGACTGAGATTGCAGTTAAAATGAAAGAAACAGTAGGTACTATGCCACCTGAGGAAAAATTGGGATTTGGCACATACTTTACGGATCATATGTTTACTATGGATTATAATCCACAGAAAGGTTGGCACAACCCTACCGTTGCCCCTTATAATGAGTTTTCTGTTTTTCCAGCGGCTATGGTTTTTCACTATGGGCAGGCTATCTTTGAAGGTATGAAAGCATTTCGGACGGAAGATGATCGCATTGTTATATTCCGTACCAAAGATTATTTGGAACGGTTCAATCGATCGGCGGATGCTCTTTGCATACCAAACATTGATGTGGCTGCAGTAACAGAAGGCTTAAAGAAAGTCGTGGAAGTTGATAAAAAGTGGGTACCAACGAAAGTCGGTACAGCTTTATATATCAGACCATTTATTATTGCTACAGATCCATATGTAGGGGTAAAAGTATCTGATACCTATAAATTATTCATTTTATTATCGCCAGTAGGAGCCTATTATGCGGCGGGATTTGATCCTGTTAGTATAAAAGTAGAAGATAAATATGTTCGTGCTACCTTAGGCGGTTTGGGAGAAGCAAAAACTCCTGCAAATTATGCAATGAGTCTTAGGGCGCAAGAAGAAGCAAAAAAAGAAGGCTTTGCTCAAGTATTGTGGTTAGATGCTGTGGAGCGTAAATATATTGAAGAAGTTGGTACGATGAATATCTTCTTCAAAATCAACGGTGAAATAGTTACTCCCGATTTAGTGGGTAGTATTTTAGGTGGTATGACAAGAAGAACTGTACTGGAACTGGCTAAGGCATGGGGGATAAAAACTTCTGAACGACGTATATCCGTGGAAGAAATTTTTGAAGCTCATGAAAAAGGTCAACTGGAAGAAGTGTTTGGTACAGGTACAGCTGCTGTTATTTCACCTGTTGGCGAATTGTCTTGGAAGGGCAAAAAAATTGTCATTAATCATAATAAGACAGGGGAATTTGCTCAAAAATTGTTTGATACAGTAACTGGTATACAATATGGTAAATTAGAAGATAAATTCAACTGGATTGATGAAGTAACGAAATTATAA
- a CDS encoding YbbR-like domain-containing protein: MDRLPKTNLTAKIVALVLAVILWVYVMNEQNPPVEVNMEVPLEIRNTSSSLVPVDIPEFVRIRVRGPRTLIAGLSQQDIKTYVDLRGLTEGLNTVKVHTTVPTSMEVVEVIPERVTFRLDRVANRQVPIEVRLAGSPSIDSVVEKINYSTAHVVVEGPKGLLDTVVKAVATVDVSGKNTDFTISAPLILLDQNGKEMGEGVSFNPGNVSVTLSFAPSVSKKVIDTKPSVTGELPKGYIIKQIITNPPRVEVSGAPNVVEKTDFIYTEPISLDGIDKDKEFEVKLIGKEGIVVPKKSIKVNISVIKQQ; this comes from the coding sequence ATGGATAGATTACCGAAGACAAATCTAACAGCAAAGATCGTGGCTCTTGTTTTAGCGGTTATCCTATGGGTGTATGTAATGAATGAACAAAATCCTCCCGTTGAAGTAAATATGGAAGTGCCGTTAGAAATACGCAATACTTCCAGTTCTTTAGTGCCTGTAGATATTCCCGAATTTGTACGCATTAGGGTACGTGGGCCACGGACTTTGATCGCTGGACTTTCTCAGCAAGATATAAAAACATATGTTGATTTGCGAGGGTTAACTGAAGGACTTAATACAGTCAAGGTTCATACTACCGTTCCGACGAGTATGGAAGTAGTAGAAGTGATCCCTGAACGAGTTACCTTTCGCCTAGACCGTGTTGCAAATAGGCAGGTGCCGATTGAAGTTAGGTTAGCCGGATCGCCTTCGATTGATAGTGTTGTGGAGAAAATTAATTACAGCACCGCTCATGTAGTGGTAGAAGGGCCGAAAGGTTTATTAGATACAGTAGTTAAAGCGGTTGCTACAGTGGATGTTTCCGGGAAGAATACTGATTTTACTATATCTGCCCCTCTTATTTTGCTGGATCAGAATGGTAAAGAAATGGGAGAAGGAGTAAGTTTTAATCCGGGAAATGTGTCTGTTACCCTATCTTTTGCACCTAGTGTTAGCAAAAAAGTTATCGATACCAAACCTAGTGTTACTGGGGAATTGCCAAAGGGTTATATTATAAAACAGATTATAACGAATCCACCTAGAGTTGAAGTAAGTGGCGCTCCTAACGTGGTAGAAAAAACAGACTTTATCTATACGGAACCTATCAGTTTGGATGGCATAGACAAAGATAAAGAGTTCGAAGTCAAGCTAATAGGAAAAGAGGGCATTGTGGTTCCGAAGAAGAGTATAAAAGTGAATATTAGTGTAATAAAACAGCAATGA
- the argH gene encoding argininosuccinate lyase has product MSKLWGGRFAKNTDVMVEEFTSSISFDQRMYGEDIAGSIAHATMLAKCGIIAQEEADTIIEGLKTILADIEAGNFSFEIALEDIHMNIEKRLTDRIGAVGGKLHTARSRNDQVALDTHMYLKHEIGAIGTLIQDLQQAIVEVAQKYQSVVMPGYTHLQRAQPILFSHHMMAYFFMLTRDFRRLKGVWEGTDIMPLGAGALAGTTFPIDRHFVAEQLNFSKVYENSMDAVSDRDYILEFLSCASILMMHLSRISEEIILWSSAEFSFIELDDSHCTGSSIMPQKKNPDVAELVRGKTGRVFGHLMALLTTAKGLPLAYNKDLQEDKEGMFDTIDTLKFSLSVYASMLRAMKVNDKVMGAAVRNDFSNATDMADYLVKKGLPFRQAHEVVGKCVAYCLGNDKWLMDLSLAEFKEFSPLFESDIIEAIKVETCVDARNSYGGTSSTGVKREFTVAQEILSKQQSVLDMYTKGNI; this is encoded by the coding sequence ATGAGTAAGTTATGGGGCGGTAGATTTGCCAAAAATACAGATGTAATGGTGGAGGAATTTACCTCCTCCATTTCTTTTGATCAGCGCATGTACGGAGAAGACATTGCTGGAAGTATTGCTCATGCCACCATGCTGGCTAAATGCGGCATTATTGCACAGGAAGAAGCAGATACAATTATTGAAGGACTCAAAACTATTTTGGCTGATATTGAAGCTGGAAACTTCAGTTTTGAAATTGCCTTAGAAGATATTCATATGAATATCGAAAAAAGGTTAACAGACCGTATAGGAGCAGTCGGTGGAAAGCTTCATACAGCTCGTAGCCGTAATGACCAAGTAGCATTAGATACCCATATGTATTTAAAACACGAAATTGGGGCTATTGGTACATTAATCCAAGATTTGCAGCAGGCAATTGTGGAAGTAGCGCAAAAATATCAATCCGTAGTTATGCCTGGCTATACTCATTTGCAACGGGCGCAGCCCATTCTATTTTCTCATCATATGATGGCTTACTTTTTTATGTTAACCCGTGATTTTAGAAGATTAAAGGGTGTATGGGAAGGTACGGACATTATGCCACTAGGAGCAGGGGCACTTGCGGGTACAACTTTTCCCATTGATAGGCATTTTGTAGCGGAACAATTGAACTTTAGTAAGGTTTATGAAAATAGTATGGACGCTGTCAGCGATAGAGATTATATTTTAGAATTCTTATCTTGTGCTTCCATTCTCATGATGCACTTAAGCCGTATTAGTGAAGAAATTATTCTTTGGTCTTCGGCAGAATTTTCCTTTATTGAACTCGATGATAGTCATTGTACCGGTTCTAGCATCATGCCTCAGAAAAAAAATCCAGATGTGGCGGAACTAGTAAGAGGAAAAACAGGGCGGGTTTTTGGTCACTTAATGGCTTTATTGACGACAGCGAAAGGCTTGCCTCTTGCCTACAATAAAGACTTACAAGAAGACAAAGAGGGTATGTTTGATACCATTGATACCTTAAAATTCAGTTTAAGCGTCTATGCTTCCATGCTGAGAGCTATGAAAGTAAATGATAAGGTTATGGGAGCAGCAGTACGTAATGACTTTTCCAATGCTACCGACATGGCAGATTATTTAGTAAAAAAAGGACTGCCTTTCCGCCAAGCTCATGAGGTAGTAGGGAAATGCGTGGCCTATTGCTTAGGAAACGATAAATGGCTGATGGATTTATCCTTAGCTGAGTTCAAAGAATTTTCCCCCTTGTTCGAGTCTGACATTATAGAAGCGATAAAAGTAGAAACTTGTGTGGATGCGCGTAATTCTTATGGTGGAACTTCGTCTACGGGAGTAAAACGTGAATTTACGGTAGCCCAAGAGATCCTTTCAAAACAGCAAAGCGTACTTGACATGTATACAAAAGGCAATATATAA
- the argC gene encoding N-acetyl-gamma-glutamyl-phosphate reductase, with protein sequence MKVSIIGATGYTGSELLRILFSHPEVEIANITSESQTGGNITDAYPHLAGCYDKKLTSMKDLSQFADSQAVFIGLPHGHAMSIGKQLADQGIKVIDLGADYRFRDESVYEAWYKVPHTHLNSGAVYGLTELYREQIRAASIVGNAGCYTTASILALAPLAKYQLIDMKNIVVDAKSGVSGAGRGLSLNTHFTEMSENLKAYNIGGHRHTPEIEQALQELAGQESIISFTPHLIPMARGILSTCYATLKEGVTPEAIDQAFYEMYGQEYFIRLLGRGGYPATKHTRGSNFCDLGWHIDTRTNRVVVVSAIDNLVKGAAGQAVQNFNVMFGLNETSGLKQVALYP encoded by the coding sequence ATGAAAGTTAGTATTATCGGCGCAACAGGGTATACTGGGTCAGAATTATTGAGAATCTTGTTCAGTCATCCAGAAGTGGAAATTGCTAATATTACTTCAGAAAGCCAGACAGGTGGAAATATTACAGATGCATATCCTCATTTGGCAGGATGTTATGATAAAAAATTGACAAGTATGAAGGATCTTAGTCAATTTGCTGACAGTCAAGCTGTGTTTATTGGTTTACCCCATGGGCATGCTATGAGTATTGGAAAACAATTAGCCGATCAAGGTATTAAGGTCATTGATTTAGGAGCAGATTATCGTTTTCGTGATGAGTCAGTATATGAGGCTTGGTACAAGGTGCCACACACCCATTTAAATTCCGGCGCCGTGTACGGTCTAACTGAGTTGTACCGTGAACAGATAAGGGCGGCAAGCATTGTTGGTAATGCAGGTTGTTATACGACCGCCAGTATTTTGGCGTTAGCACCTTTAGCAAAATATCAATTAATCGATATGAAAAATATTGTAGTAGATGCGAAATCTGGAGTTTCAGGCGCAGGACGTGGACTTAGTCTAAATACCCACTTTACCGAGATGTCCGAAAATCTAAAAGCATATAATATAGGTGGTCATCGCCATACACCTGAAATTGAGCAGGCCTTGCAGGAACTCGCAGGGCAAGAATCAATTATTAGCTTCACGCCTCATTTGATTCCTATGGCAAGAGGAATCTTAAGCACTTGTTATGCTACTTTAAAAGAAGGGGTAACACCAGAAGCAATTGATCAGGCGTTTTATGAAATGTATGGGCAGGAATACTTTATTAGACTCCTAGGGAGGGGCGGGTATCCAGCGACGAAACATACAAGAGGATCTAATTTCTGTGACTTAGGCTGGCATATTGACACCCGCACGAATCGTGTGGTTGTTGTATCAGCGATTGATAATTTAGTTAAGGGGGCGGCAGGTCAAGCCGTACAGAACTTTAACGTAATGTTTGGTCTTAACGAAACTAGCGGTTTAAAACAAGTAGCTTTATATCCTTGA
- the argJ gene encoding bifunctional glutamate N-acetyltransferase/amino-acid acetyltransferase ArgJ, with the protein MYTEIKGGITAPKGFKAAGVQAGIKKSGKHDVAVIYSTVPASVAGVFTKNTMAAAPVAVSRLALESGVASAIVVNSGCANACTGEQGLQDAMAMTKLTAELLSIPKEDVLVASTGIIGVTLPMEKVNAGIKAAVAELGQDEQEKSMLAIMTTDTFPKSCVYEFELGGVPVRIAGIAKGSGMIHPNMATMLAFITTDAAIAPAMLKQALTDAVNVSFNMISVDGDTSTNDMASVLANGLAGNKKIESMDEDYAAFTKVLTDVCIYLAKQIVVDGEGATKFLEIKVRGAVSFDDAKKAAMAISKSPLVKTAFFGQDANWGRILCAVGYSEAAADPTKVSLSIGDMTIVKQGMGIALDEQALKKIMAEEEIKVVVDLGLGQEEATMWTCDFSYEYVKINGEYHT; encoded by the coding sequence ATGTATACAGAAATTAAAGGTGGCATTACAGCACCAAAAGGATTTAAGGCTGCCGGAGTGCAAGCTGGAATAAAAAAGAGCGGTAAACATGATGTAGCAGTTATCTATAGTACGGTACCTGCCAGTGTAGCGGGAGTTTTTACGAAAAACACTATGGCAGCAGCTCCTGTTGCTGTTTCTCGTTTAGCTTTGGAAAGTGGCGTTGCTTCTGCCATTGTAGTTAACTCTGGCTGCGCGAATGCATGTACCGGTGAGCAGGGACTGCAAGATGCTATGGCTATGACAAAATTGACGGCTGAATTACTAAGTATACCAAAAGAAGACGTTCTTGTAGCATCTACTGGAATTATTGGCGTGACTCTCCCTATGGAAAAAGTAAATGCCGGTATTAAAGCAGCTGTTGCTGAGTTAGGTCAAGATGAACAAGAAAAATCCATGTTGGCGATTATGACTACAGATACTTTTCCCAAGAGCTGCGTTTATGAATTTGAGTTAGGTGGAGTTCCTGTACGAATTGCAGGCATTGCGAAAGGTTCAGGGATGATTCATCCGAATATGGCAACAATGCTAGCCTTTATCACTACGGATGCAGCCATTGCTCCTGCTATGCTAAAACAAGCACTGACGGATGCGGTCAACGTATCTTTTAATATGATATCCGTAGATGGAGACACTAGTACCAATGATATGGCAAGTGTCCTTGCTAATGGATTAGCAGGTAATAAAAAAATTGAGAGCATGGATGAAGATTATGCTGCCTTTACGAAAGTACTGACAGATGTATGTATTTATTTAGCAAAACAAATTGTCGTTGATGGTGAAGGGGCTACCAAATTTTTAGAAATAAAGGTACGGGGAGCTGTCAGTTTTGACGATGCAAAAAAAGCGGCTATGGCAATCTCTAAATCACCTTTGGTTAAAACCGCTTTCTTTGGTCAAGATGCGAATTGGGGACGTATCTTGTGTGCAGTAGGTTATTCGGAAGCAGCGGCCGACCCGACGAAAGTATCCTTGTCGATTGGTGATATGACCATTGTAAAACAAGGAATGGGAATTGCTCTTGATGAACAAGCACTCAAGAAAATTATGGCGGAAGAAGAGATTAAGGTAGTGGTAGACTTAGGGTTAGGCCAAGAGGAAGCTACCATGTGGACCTGCGACTTCTCCTACGAATATGTGAAAATTAATGGGGAATATCATACATAA
- a CDS encoding argininosuccinate synthase yields the protein MSDIKKVVLAYSGGLDTSVIIPWLKENYNCEVIAMCADVGQGDELAPVHDKALKSGASKVYIEDLKQEFVESYVWPTLKAGAVYEGKYLLGTSFARPIIAKALVAIAEKEGADAIAHGATGKGNDQVRFELTVKALAPHLKIIAPWRLWDIRSREDAFDYAEKHNIPIPVAKSRPYSMDRNIWHLSHEGADLENPANEPMDDVYMVSKSPENAPDKAAYVDICFEKGIPVAIDGEKMGAVALLEKLNTLGAEHGIGITDIVENRLVGMKSRGVYENPGGSILYYAHRELEYLTLDRATMHYKEQVAIRYAELVYDGMWFSPLKESLDAFVDSTQQTVTGTVRLKLYKGNIMSAGSKSPYSLYHEGFVTFGRDEVYNQKDAEGFINLFGLPLKVRALMMKEAEKK from the coding sequence ATGAGTGATATTAAAAAAGTCGTATTAGCGTATTCAGGAGGCTTAGATACCTCTGTTATTATTCCGTGGTTAAAAGAAAACTACAATTGTGAAGTAATTGCTATGTGCGCCGATGTAGGGCAAGGGGATGAATTGGCCCCTGTACATGATAAAGCGCTAAAATCAGGAGCTAGCAAAGTCTATATTGAAGATTTAAAACAAGAGTTTGTAGAAAGCTATGTTTGGCCTACTTTGAAGGCTGGTGCAGTGTATGAAGGAAAATATCTGTTAGGTACTTCTTTTGCTAGACCTATTATTGCCAAAGCATTAGTAGCCATTGCAGAAAAAGAAGGCGCAGATGCCATTGCTCATGGTGCTACAGGTAAGGGAAATGACCAAGTACGTTTTGAGCTTACCGTAAAAGCATTAGCACCTCATTTAAAAATTATTGCTCCTTGGAGACTTTGGGATATTCGCTCTCGTGAAGATGCTTTTGATTATGCAGAAAAACACAACATTCCTATTCCAGTAGCAAAGAGCCGTCCTTATAGCATGGATCGCAATATCTGGCATTTAAGTCATGAAGGCGCAGATTTAGAAAATCCAGCAAATGAGCCAATGGATGATGTTTATATGGTGTCAAAATCCCCTGAGAATGCACCAGACAAAGCAGCTTATGTAGACATTTGCTTTGAAAAAGGGATTCCAGTAGCCATTGATGGTGAAAAAATGGGTGCAGTAGCATTATTAGAAAAGCTAAACACTCTTGGTGCTGAACATGGTATTGGTATTACGGATATTGTAGAAAATCGTTTAGTCGGGATGAAATCTCGTGGCGTATATGAGAATCCAGGCGGATCGATTTTATACTATGCTCATAGAGAATTAGAGTATTTAACATTGGATCGTGCAACGATGCATTACAAAGAACAAGTTGCCATTCGTTATGCAGAACTTGTATATGACGGAATGTGGTTCTCTCCACTAAAAGAATCTCTTGATGCATTTGTGGATTCTACCCAGCAGACTGTAACTGGTACGGTTCGCTTGAAATTATATAAAGGCAATATCATGAGTGCTGGATCTAAATCTCCTTACTCTTTGTACCATGAAGGCTTTGTAACTTTTGGTCGTGACGAAGTGTATAACCAAAAAGATGCAGAAGGATTTATTAACCTTTTCGGCTTACCTTTAAAAGTAAGAGCGTTAATGATGAAAGAGGCGGAAAAGAAATGA